One Pectobacterium colocasium DNA segment encodes these proteins:
- a CDS encoding GNAT family N-acetyltransferase, which produces MKIVQLNAATLPVYREELASLLIDAVEKGASVGYQSPLHHKEAMEYFHGLQASVANGDRILWAARDEEGIVGSVQLELCQKPNGRNRAEIQKLLVHSRVRRAGIGRQLIQLLEKHALFQQRGLLYLDTQAGSPAEAFYRAMGYHHLGELPDYACTPDGYYHPTAIYYKRLFAVNGLGKAIAS; this is translated from the coding sequence ATGAAAATAGTTCAACTCAATGCGGCAACCTTACCTGTCTATCGTGAAGAACTGGCCAGTCTATTAATAGATGCTGTAGAAAAAGGCGCCTCTGTTGGATATCAATCGCCTCTGCACCACAAAGAAGCTATGGAATATTTTCATGGATTACAAGCATCTGTCGCTAACGGTGATCGCATACTATGGGCAGCACGCGACGAGGAAGGTATCGTCGGAAGTGTACAGCTAGAGTTATGTCAAAAGCCAAACGGGAGAAACAGAGCTGAAATTCAAAAATTGTTAGTTCATAGCCGTGTACGGAGAGCGGGAATAGGCAGACAGCTCATTCAGTTACTGGAAAAACACGCGCTTTTCCAACAGAGAGGGTTACTCTATTTAGATACCCAAGCTGGCTCCCCAGCAGAAGCATTCTACCGAGCCATGGGTTATCACCATCTGGGAGAGTTGCCTGACTATGCTTGCACACCCGATGGTTATTACCATCCAACGGCTATCTACTATAAACGCCTCTTTGCCGTGAATGGGTTAGGTAAAGCAATCGCCAGCTAG
- the tuf gene encoding elongation factor Tu, with protein sequence MSKEKFERTKPHVNVGTIGHVDHGKTTLTAAITTVLAKTYGGNARAFDQIDNAPEEKARGITINTSHVEYDTPSRHYAHVDCPGHADYVKNMITGAAQMDGAILVVAATDGPMPQTREHILLGRQVGVPFIIVFLNKCDMVDDEELLELVEMEVRELLSQYDFPGDDTPVVRGSALKALEGDAEWEAKIIELAGFLDSYIPEPERAIDKPFLLPIEDVFSISGRGTVVTGRVERGIVKVGEEVEIVGIKDTAKSTCTGVEMFRKLLDEGRAGENVGVLLRGIKREEIERGQVLAKPGSIKPHTKFESEVYILSKDEGGRHTPFFKGYRPQFYFRTTDVTGTIELPEGVEMVMPGDNIKMVVTLIHPIAMDDGLRFAIREGGRTVGAGVVAKVIA encoded by the coding sequence ATGTCTAAAGAAAAATTTGAACGTACAAAACCGCACGTTAACGTCGGTACTATCGGCCACGTTGACCATGGTAAAACAACGCTGACCGCTGCAATCACTACCGTTCTGGCTAAAACCTACGGTGGTAACGCACGTGCATTCGACCAGATCGATAACGCGCCAGAAGAAAAAGCACGTGGTATCACCATCAACACGTCTCACGTTGAATACGATACCCCGTCTCGCCACTACGCGCACGTTGACTGCCCAGGACACGCCGACTATGTGAAGAACATGATCACCGGTGCTGCCCAGATGGACGGCGCGATCCTGGTTGTTGCTGCGACTGACGGCCCAATGCCTCAGACGCGTGAGCACATCCTGCTGGGTCGCCAGGTTGGCGTTCCTTTCATCATCGTGTTCCTGAACAAGTGTGACATGGTTGATGACGAAGAGTTGCTGGAACTGGTTGAGATGGAAGTGCGTGAGCTGCTGTCTCAGTACGACTTCCCAGGCGACGATACCCCAGTGGTTCGTGGTTCTGCGCTGAAAGCGCTGGAAGGCGACGCTGAGTGGGAAGCGAAAATCATCGAACTGGCAGGGTTCCTGGATTCTTATATCCCAGAGCCAGAGCGTGCAATTGACAAGCCGTTCCTGCTGCCAATCGAAGACGTATTCTCCATCTCCGGCCGTGGTACCGTTGTTACCGGTCGTGTAGAGCGCGGTATCGTTAAAGTTGGTGAAGAAGTGGAAATCGTTGGTATCAAAGACACCGCGAAATCTACCTGTACCGGCGTAGAAATGTTCCGCAAACTGCTGGACGAAGGTCGTGCGGGTGAGAACGTTGGTGTTCTGCTGCGTGGTATCAAGCGTGAAGAAATCGAGCGTGGTCAGGTACTGGCTAAGCCGGGTTCAATCAAGCCACACACCAAGTTCGAATCAGAAGTGTATATCCTGAGCAAGGATGAAGGCGGCCGTCATACTCCGTTCTTCAAAGGCTACCGTCCTCAGTTCTACTTCCGTACCACTGACGTAACGGGCACCATCGAACTGCCAGAAGGCGTAGAGATGGTAATGCCGGGCGACAACATCAAAATGGTTGTTACCCTGATCCACCCAATCGCGATGGATGACGGTTTGCGTTTTGCAATCCGTGAAGGCGGCCGTACAGTAGGCGCGGGCGTTGTTGCTAAAGTTATCGCTTAA
- the secE gene encoding preprotein translocase subunit SecE — MSANTEAQDSGRGLEVIKWLVVGALLVVAIVGNYYYREFSLPLRALAVVILIAAAGGVALLTTKGKATVAFAREARTEVRKVIWPTRQETLHTTLIVAAVTAVMSLILWGLDGILVRLVSFITGLRF, encoded by the coding sequence ATGAGTGCGAATACCGAAGCTCAGGATAGTGGGCGTGGCCTGGAAGTGATTAAGTGGCTGGTAGTAGGTGCCTTGCTGGTTGTTGCGATTGTTGGCAATTATTATTACCGCGAATTTAGTCTTCCTCTGCGTGCATTGGCCGTTGTTATCCTGATCGCCGCAGCCGGTGGTGTGGCACTGCTGACCACGAAAGGCAAAGCAACCGTAGCGTTTGCTCGCGAAGCGCGTACCGAAGTGCGCAAAGTAATTTGGCCGACTCGTCAGGAAACGTTACACACCACGTTAATCGTTGCCGCGGTGACTGCCGTGATGTCACTGATTTTGTGGGGACTGGATGGTATTCTGGTCCGTCTGGTATCGTTTATCACTGGCCTGAGGTTCTAA
- the nusG gene encoding transcription termination/antitermination protein NusG, with product MSEAPKKRWYVVQAFSGFEGRVAQSLREHIKLHNMEELFGEVMVPTEEVVEIRGGQRRKSERKFFPGYVLVQMVMEDASWHLVRSVPRVMGFIGGTSDRPAPISDKEVDAIMNRLQQVGDKPRPKTLFEPGEMVRVNDGPFADFNGVVEEVDYEKSRLKVSVSIFGRATPVELDFAQVEKG from the coding sequence ATGTCTGAAGCTCCAAAAAAACGTTGGTACGTCGTTCAGGCGTTCTCTGGTTTTGAAGGTCGCGTAGCACAATCACTGCGTGAACATATCAAACTCCATAATATGGAAGAACTGTTTGGCGAAGTCATGGTGCCTACTGAAGAAGTAGTCGAAATCCGTGGTGGCCAGCGTCGCAAGAGTGAGCGCAAGTTTTTCCCTGGTTATGTCTTGGTACAGATGGTGATGGAAGATGCCAGTTGGCATCTTGTACGCAGCGTACCTCGTGTTATGGGGTTCATTGGCGGTACATCTGATCGCCCTGCGCCAATCAGTGACAAAGAAGTGGATGCGATTATGAATCGTCTCCAGCAAGTTGGTGACAAACCTCGTCCGAAAACGCTGTTTGAACCGGGTGAAATGGTGCGCGTTAACGACGGTCCATTTGCTGACTTTAACGGTGTTGTTGAAGAAGTTGACTATGAGAAGAGCCGCCTGAAGGTGTCTGTCTCTATCTTTGGTCGTGCAACGCCGGTTGAACTGGACTTTGCTCAAGTCGAAAAAGGCTAA
- the rplK gene encoding 50S ribosomal protein L11, translated as MAKKVQAYVKLQVAAGMANPSPPVGPALGQQGVNIMEFCKAFNAKTESVEKGLPIPVVITVYSDRSFTFVTKTPPAAVLLKKAAGIKSGSGKPNKDKVGKVTSAQVREIAETKAADMTGSDVDAMARSIAGTARSMGLVVED; from the coding sequence ATGGCCAAGAAAGTACAAGCCTATGTCAAGCTGCAGGTTGCAGCTGGTATGGCTAACCCAAGCCCACCGGTAGGTCCGGCTCTGGGTCAGCAGGGTGTAAACATCATGGAATTCTGTAAGGCGTTCAATGCTAAAACTGAAAGCGTTGAAAAAGGTCTGCCAATTCCTGTTGTTATTACCGTTTATTCTGACCGTTCTTTCACCTTCGTTACCAAAACGCCTCCAGCAGCTGTTCTGCTGAAGAAAGCAGCTGGTATCAAGTCTGGTTCTGGTAAGCCGAACAAAGACAAAGTTGGTAAAGTAACGAGCGCTCAGGTTCGTGAAATCGCAGAAACTAAAGCTGCGGACATGACTGGTTCTGATGTAGACGCCATGGCGCGTTCTATCGCAGGTACCGCTCGTTCCATGGGCCTGGTAGTGGAGGATTAA
- the rplA gene encoding 50S ribosomal protein L1: MAKLTKRMRVIRDKVDVTKQYDINEAVALLKELATAKFVESVDVAVNLGIDARKSDQNVRGATVLPHGTGRSVRVAVFTQGANAEAAKAAGAEFVGMEDLADQIKKGEMGFDVVIASPDAMRVVGQLGQVLGPRGLMPNPKVGTVTPNVAEAVNNAKAGQVRYRNDKNGIIHTTIGKVDFDSNKLKENLEALLVALKKAKPSQAKGVYIKKVSLSTTMGAGVAIDQSGLNAAAN; the protein is encoded by the coding sequence ATGGCTAAGCTGACCAAGCGCATGCGCGTGATCCGTGACAAAGTTGATGTAACTAAACAGTACGACATCAACGAAGCTGTTGCTCTGCTCAAAGAGCTGGCCACTGCTAAGTTCGTAGAAAGTGTAGACGTCGCTGTTAACCTCGGCATCGATGCACGTAAATCTGACCAAAACGTTCGCGGTGCAACCGTTCTGCCTCACGGCACCGGTCGTTCTGTTCGCGTAGCTGTCTTCACCCAGGGTGCAAACGCTGAAGCTGCTAAAGCTGCTGGCGCTGAATTCGTGGGCATGGAAGATCTGGCTGATCAGATCAAGAAAGGCGAAATGGGCTTTGACGTTGTTATTGCATCTCCTGATGCTATGCGCGTTGTTGGCCAATTGGGCCAGGTTCTGGGGCCACGTGGCCTGATGCCAAACCCGAAAGTGGGTACTGTAACTCCTAACGTTGCTGAAGCGGTTAACAATGCTAAAGCTGGTCAGGTTCGTTACCGTAACGACAAGAACGGTATCATCCATACCACTATTGGTAAGGTTGATTTCGATTCTAACAAATTGAAAGAAAACCTGGAAGCCTTGCTGGTTGCGCTGAAAAAAGCAAAACCATCTCAGGCAAAAGGCGTGTACATCAAGAAAGTTAGCCTGTCTACCACTATGGGCGCTGGCGTTGCTATCGACCAGAGCGGTCTGAACGCTGCTGCTAACTAA
- the rplJ gene encoding 50S ribosomal protein L10, with the protein MALNLQDKQAIVAEVSEVAKGALSAVVADSRGVTVDKMTELRKAGREAGVYMRVVRNTLLRRVVEGTQFECLKDTFVGPTLIAYSMEHPGAAARLFKEFAKANAKFEVKAAAFEGELIPAAQIDRLATLPTYEEALARLMSTMKEAAAGKLVRTLAAVRDAKEAA; encoded by the coding sequence ATGGCATTAAATCTTCAAGACAAACAAGCGATTGTTGCTGAAGTCAGCGAAGTAGCCAAAGGTGCGCTGTCTGCGGTTGTTGCGGATTCCCGTGGCGTTACCGTTGATAAAATGACCGAACTGCGTAAAGCAGGTCGTGAAGCTGGCGTTTACATGCGTGTTGTTCGTAACACCCTGCTGCGCCGCGTCGTTGAAGGCACTCAATTTGAATGCCTGAAAGACACGTTTGTTGGTCCGACCCTGATTGCATATTCTATGGAACACCCGGGCGCTGCTGCTCGTCTGTTCAAAGAGTTCGCGAAAGCGAATGCAAAATTTGAGGTCAAAGCTGCAGCCTTTGAAGGTGAGCTGATCCCGGCGGCTCAAATTGACCGTCTGGCAACGCTGCCGACTTACGAAGAAGCACTGGCACGTCTGATGTCGACCATGAAAGAAGCCGCTGCAGGCAAACTGGTTCGCACTCTGGCTGCTGTTCGCGATGCAAAAGAAGCTGCGTAA
- the rplL gene encoding 50S ribosomal protein L7/L12: MSITKDQILEAVAAMSVMDVVELVSAMEEKFGVSAAAAVAVAAGPAEVAEEKTEFDVVLKGIGANKVAVIKAVRGATGLGLKEAKDLVESAPAVLKEGVSKDDAEALKKSLEEAGAEVEVK, translated from the coding sequence ATGTCTATCACTAAAGATCAAATTCTGGAAGCAGTAGCAGCTATGTCTGTAATGGATGTTGTTGAGCTGGTTTCTGCTATGGAAGAAAAATTCGGTGTTTCTGCTGCTGCTGCTGTAGCTGTTGCTGCTGGCCCAGCTGAAGTTGCTGAAGAAAAAACTGAGTTCGACGTTGTGCTGAAAGGCATCGGCGCTAACAAAGTTGCTGTAATCAAAGCTGTTCGTGGCGCGACTGGTCTGGGCCTGAAAGAAGCCAAAGATCTGGTTGAATCTGCACCAGCAGTTCTGAAAGAAGGCGTGAGCAAAGATGACGCTGAAGCACTGAAAAAATCACTGGAAGAAGCTGGCGCAGAAGTTGAAGTTAAATAA
- the rpoB gene encoding DNA-directed RNA polymerase subunit beta, producing the protein MVYSYTEKKRIRKDFGKRPQVLDVPYLLSIQLDSFQKFIEQDPEGQYGLEAAFRSVFPIKSYSGNSELQYVSYRLGEPVFDVKECQIRGVTFSAPLRVKLRLVIYEREAPEGTVKDIKEQEVYMGEIPLMTDNGTFVINGTERVIVSQLHRSPGVFFDSDKGKTHSSGKVLYNARIIPYRGSWLDFEFDPKDNLFVRIDRRRKLPATIILRALGYSTEQILDLFFDKIVYEINGNKLQMDLVPERLRGETASFDIEANGKVYIEKGRRITARHIRQLEKDGIERIEVPVEYIAGKVLSKDYIDESTGELIGAANMELSLDLLAKLSQSGHKRIETLFTNDLDHGAYMSETVRVDPSNDRLSALVEIYRMMRPGEPPTREAAETLFENLFFSEDRYDLSAVGRMKFNRSLLRDEIEGSGILSKDDIIEVMKKLIDIRNGKGEVDDIDHLGNRRIRSVGEMAENQFRVGLVRVERAVKERLSLGDLDTLMPQDMINAKPISAAVKEFFGSSQLSQFMDQNNPLSEITHKRRISALGPGGLTRERAGFEVRDVHPTHYGRVCPIETPEGPNIGLINSLSVYAQTNEYGFLETPYRRVRDNVVTDEIHYLSAIEEGNFVIAQANTNLDEEGRFIDELVTCRNKGESSLFSRDQVEYMDVSTQQVVSVGASLIPFLEHDDANRALMGANMQRQAVPTLRADKPLVGTGMERAVAVDSGVTAVAKRGGTVQYVDASRIVIRVNDDEMYPGEAGIDIYNLTKYTRSNQNTCISQMPCVSLGEPVERGDVLADGPSTDLGELALGQNMRVAFMPWNGYNFEDSILVSERVVQEDRFTTIHIQELACVSRDTKLGPEEITADIPNVGEAALSKLDESGIVYIGAEVTGGDILVGKVTPKGETQLTPEEKLLRAIFGEKASDVKDSSLRVPNGVSGTIIDVQVFTRDGVEKDKRALEIEEMQLKQAKKDLTEELQILEAGLFARIHAVLVSGGVEADKLDKLPRERWLELGLTDEDKQNQLEQLAEQYDELKHEFEKKLEAKRRKITQGDDLAPGVLKIVKVYLAVKRQIQPGDKMAGRHGNKGVISKINPIEDMPYDENGTPVDIVLNPLGVPSRMNIGQILETHLGMAAKGIGEKINAMLKQHEEVTKLREFIQRAYDLGDDVRQKVDLSTFSDEEVMRLAENLKKGMPIATPVFDGAKEKEIKELLQMGGIPTSGQITLYDGRTGEKFERQVTVGYMYMLKLNHLVDDKMHARSTGSYSLVTQQPLGGKAQFGGQRFGEMEVWALEAYGAAYTLQEMLTVKSDDVNGRTKMYKNIVDGNHQMEPGMPESFNVLLKEIRSLGINIELEEE; encoded by the coding sequence ATGGTTTACTCCTATACCGAGAAAAAACGCATTCGTAAGGATTTTGGTAAACGTCCGCAGGTTTTGGACGTACCTTATCTCCTTTCTATCCAACTTGACTCGTTCCAGAAGTTTATCGAGCAAGACCCGGAAGGTCAGTACGGTTTGGAAGCTGCATTCCGTTCTGTTTTCCCCATAAAAAGCTATAGCGGTAATTCAGAGCTGCAATACGTTAGCTATCGCTTGGGCGAGCCAGTATTTGACGTTAAAGAATGTCAGATCCGTGGTGTGACGTTCTCTGCGCCGCTACGCGTGAAACTGCGCTTGGTGATCTACGAGCGCGAAGCGCCTGAAGGCACCGTTAAAGACATCAAAGAACAAGAAGTTTACATGGGCGAAATTCCGCTCATGACCGACAACGGTACCTTCGTGATCAACGGCACTGAGCGTGTAATCGTATCTCAGTTGCATCGTAGTCCAGGTGTGTTCTTCGATAGCGACAAAGGTAAAACCCACTCTTCAGGTAAGGTGCTGTATAACGCACGTATTATTCCTTACCGTGGTTCCTGGTTGGATTTCGAGTTTGATCCGAAGGATAACCTGTTTGTTCGTATCGACCGTCGCCGCAAATTGCCTGCGACCATTATCCTGCGCGCGCTGGGTTACTCCACCGAACAGATCCTCGATCTTTTCTTCGATAAAATTGTCTATGAAATCAATGGCAATAAGTTACAGATGGATCTGGTTCCTGAGCGCCTGCGTGGTGAAACCGCATCGTTTGATATCGAAGCGAACGGTAAAGTTTATATCGAAAAAGGTCGCCGTATCACTGCGCGTCATATTCGTCAGTTAGAGAAAGACGGTATTGAGCGCATTGAAGTGCCTGTTGAATATATTGCTGGCAAAGTACTGTCCAAAGACTATATCGACGAGAGCACCGGTGAACTGATCGGCGCAGCCAACATGGAGCTGTCGCTGGATCTGCTGGCTAAACTGAGCCAGTCTGGCCACAAACGTATCGAGACTCTGTTCACCAACGATCTCGATCACGGCGCATACATGTCTGAAACTGTGCGTGTCGATCCATCAAACGATCGTCTGAGTGCGCTGGTTGAAATCTATCGTATGATGCGTCCTGGTGAGCCGCCAACGCGTGAAGCAGCAGAAACGCTGTTTGAGAACCTGTTCTTCTCTGAAGACCGCTACGATCTGTCTGCGGTCGGTCGTATGAAGTTCAACCGTTCTCTGTTGCGTGATGAGATCGAAGGTTCCGGTATCCTGAGCAAAGATGACATCATCGAAGTGATGAAGAAGCTCATTGATATCCGTAACGGTAAAGGCGAAGTGGACGATATCGACCACCTCGGCAACCGTCGTATTCGTTCCGTCGGCGAAATGGCAGAAAACCAATTCCGCGTGGGTCTGGTGCGTGTAGAACGTGCTGTAAAAGAGCGTCTGTCTCTGGGCGATCTTGATACGCTGATGCCACAGGACATGATCAACGCCAAGCCGATTTCGGCTGCCGTGAAAGAGTTCTTCGGTTCGAGCCAACTGTCACAGTTTATGGACCAGAACAACCCGCTGTCCGAGATTACGCACAAACGTCGTATCTCTGCATTGGGTCCAGGCGGTCTGACGCGTGAACGCGCTGGCTTTGAAGTCCGTGACGTACACCCAACTCACTACGGCCGTGTTTGTCCTATCGAAACCCCGGAAGGTCCGAACATCGGTCTGATCAACTCCTTGTCCGTTTATGCGCAAACGAACGAATACGGTTTCCTTGAAACCCCGTATCGTCGCGTGCGTGACAACGTGGTGACGGATGAGATCCATTACCTGTCTGCGATTGAAGAAGGTAACTTCGTTATCGCACAGGCCAACACCAATTTGGACGAAGAAGGCCGCTTCATCGACGAACTGGTTACCTGCCGTAACAAAGGTGAGTCCAGCTTGTTCAGCCGCGATCAGGTTGAATATATGGACGTTTCCACACAGCAGGTGGTTTCCGTCGGTGCATCCCTGATTCCGTTCCTGGAACACGATGACGCCAACCGTGCCCTGATGGGTGCGAACATGCAACGTCAGGCCGTTCCTACCCTGCGTGCTGATAAGCCGCTGGTTGGTACCGGTATGGAACGTGCTGTTGCGGTTGACTCCGGTGTAACTGCCGTAGCCAAACGTGGTGGTACAGTACAGTACGTGGATGCATCCCGTATTGTAATCCGCGTTAATGACGATGAAATGTATCCAGGCGAAGCCGGGATCGACATCTATAACCTGACCAAATATACCCGTTCTAACCAGAACACCTGCATCAGCCAGATGCCGTGTGTGTCTTTGGGTGAGCCGGTAGAACGTGGCGACGTTCTGGCAGATGGCCCGTCCACCGATCTGGGTGAACTGGCGCTGGGTCAGAACATGCGCGTGGCATTCATGCCATGGAATGGTTACAACTTCGAAGACTCCATCCTCGTTTCCGAGCGTGTGGTTCAGGAAGATCGCTTTACGACCATCCACATTCAGGAACTTGCCTGTGTGTCTCGTGACACCAAGTTAGGGCCTGAAGAAATTACTGCGGATATCCCGAATGTGGGTGAAGCAGCACTTTCTAAACTGGATGAGTCCGGCATCGTTTACATCGGTGCGGAAGTGACCGGTGGTGACATTCTGGTTGGTAAGGTTACGCCGAAAGGTGAAACCCAACTGACGCCAGAAGAAAAACTGCTGCGTGCGATCTTCGGTGAGAAAGCGTCTGACGTTAAAGACTCTTCTCTGCGTGTACCAAACGGTGTTTCCGGTACGATTATCGACGTACAGGTCTTTACCCGCGATGGCGTGGAAAAAGACAAGCGTGCGCTGGAAATCGAAGAAATGCAGCTGAAGCAGGCGAAGAAAGACCTGACTGAAGAATTGCAGATTCTGGAAGCGGGCCTGTTTGCACGTATCCACGCTGTGCTGGTTTCCGGCGGCGTAGAAGCTGACAAACTGGACAAACTGCCGCGTGAGCGTTGGTTGGAACTGGGTCTGACTGATGAAGATAAACAGAATCAGTTGGAGCAGTTGGCAGAACAATATGATGAGCTGAAGCACGAGTTTGAGAAAAAACTCGAAGCTAAGCGCCGTAAAATCACTCAGGGCGATGATCTGGCACCGGGCGTGCTGAAAATCGTCAAGGTTTATCTGGCTGTTAAACGTCAGATCCAACCGGGTGACAAAATGGCAGGTCGTCACGGGAACAAAGGTGTTATCTCCAAGATCAACCCGATCGAAGATATGCCTTACGATGAGAACGGTACGCCGGTCGATATTGTACTGAACCCACTGGGCGTACCTTCACGTATGAACATTGGTCAGATTCTGGAAACCCACTTGGGTATGGCTGCGAAAGGTATCGGCGAGAAGATCAACGCCATGCTCAAGCAGCACGAAGAAGTGACTAAACTGCGTGAGTTCATCCAGAGAGCCTACGATCTGGGCGACGATGTGCGTCAGAAAGTCGACCTGAGCACTTTCTCAGACGAAGAAGTGATGCGTCTGGCTGAAAACCTGAAGAAAGGTATGCCAATTGCAACGCCAGTATTCGACGGTGCAAAAGAGAAAGAAATCAAGGAACTGTTGCAGATGGGCGGTATCCCTACCTCCGGTCAGATTACCCTGTACGATGGACGTACCGGTGAGAAATTTGAACGTCAGGTTACAGTGGGCTACATGTACATGCTGAAACTGAACCACTTGGTTGACGATAAGATGCATGCTCGTTCCACCGGCTCTTACAGCCTGGTTACTCAGCAGCCGCTGGGTGGTAAGGCGCAGTTCGGTGGTCAACGCTTCGGTGAGATGGAAGTGTGGGCGCTGGAAGCTTATGGTGCAGCTTATACCCTGCAAGAAATGTTGACCGTTAAGTCTGATGATGTGAACGGCCGTACCAAGATGTATAAGAACATCGTGGATGGCAATCATCAGATGGAACCAGGCATGCCGGAATCCTTCAACGTATTGTTGAAAGAAATCCGCTCGCTGGGTATCAACATCGAGCTGGAAGAAGAGTAA